One stretch of Acanthochromis polyacanthus isolate Apoly-LR-REF ecotype Palm Island chromosome 16, KAUST_Apoly_ChrSc, whole genome shotgun sequence DNA includes these proteins:
- the LOC110962303 gene encoding protein FAM177A1-like isoform X2: MADISLYLTNVNVSIGRNMDVGQSPSPNPPKDFESVELGELDKREEEQQKEKVPRRIIHFSSGETMEEYSTDEEDGEDKEPERKDLLSSPVDASKMTWGPYFWFHMWRAATSTISACDYLGERMASLFGITSAKYQYAIDEYYRMKKEREEEKEENRLSEEAERSFDQLQSQEEEDEPIAMTGQPEVSAEHRDATYRVENENQAASNTIRVPAIVTAT; encoded by the exons atgGCCGACATATCTCTGTATCTCACGAACGTTAACGTGTCTATAGGACGGAACATGGACGTGGGGCAG AGTCCAAGTCCAAACCCGCCCAAGGACTTTGAGAGCGTGGagctgggagagctggacaagagagaggaggagcagcagaaggAGAAGGTTCCCCGTCGGATCATCCACTTCTCCAGCGGTGAGACCATGGAGGAGTACAGCACCGACGAGGAGGACGGAGAGGACAAGGAGCCGGAGAGGAAAGACCTGCTGTCCTCTCCGGTCGATGCG TCAAAGATGACGTGGGGGCCTTATTTCTGGTTCCACATGTGGAGAGCAGCAACGTCCACCATCTCAG CCTGTGACTACCTGGGGGAGAGGATGGCTTCTCTGTTTGGGATAACATCTGCCAAATATCAGTACGCCATCGATGAATACTACAGGATGAAGAAGGAG agggaggaagagaaagaggagaacCGTCTGTCAGAAGAAGCCGAACGATCCTTTGACCAGCTACAATctcaggaagaggaggacgagcCGATCGCCATGACAGGCCAGCCGGAGGTGTCGGCCGAGCACCGCGACGCGACCTACCGGGTGGAGAACGAAAACCAGGCCGCCTCCAACACCATCAGAGTCCCTGCTATCGTCACGGCAACCTAA
- the LOC110962303 gene encoding protein FAM177A1-like isoform X1: MADISLYLTNVNVSIGRNMDVGQSPSPNPPKDFESVELGELDKREEEQQKEKVPRRIIHFSSGETMEEYSTDEEDGEDKEPERKDLLSSPVDAVRSKMTWGPYFWFHMWRAATSTISACDYLGERMASLFGITSAKYQYAIDEYYRMKKEREEEKEENRLSEEAERSFDQLQSQEEEDEPIAMTGQPEVSAEHRDATYRVENENQAASNTIRVPAIVTAT; this comes from the exons atgGCCGACATATCTCTGTATCTCACGAACGTTAACGTGTCTATAGGACGGAACATGGACGTGGGGCAG AGTCCAAGTCCAAACCCGCCCAAGGACTTTGAGAGCGTGGagctgggagagctggacaagagagaggaggagcagcagaaggAGAAGGTTCCCCGTCGGATCATCCACTTCTCCAGCGGTGAGACCATGGAGGAGTACAGCACCGACGAGGAGGACGGAGAGGACAAGGAGCCGGAGAGGAAAGACCTGCTGTCCTCTCCGGTCGATGCGGTGAGG TCAAAGATGACGTGGGGGCCTTATTTCTGGTTCCACATGTGGAGAGCAGCAACGTCCACCATCTCAG CCTGTGACTACCTGGGGGAGAGGATGGCTTCTCTGTTTGGGATAACATCTGCCAAATATCAGTACGCCATCGATGAATACTACAGGATGAAGAAGGAG agggaggaagagaaagaggagaacCGTCTGTCAGAAGAAGCCGAACGATCCTTTGACCAGCTACAATctcaggaagaggaggacgagcCGATCGCCATGACAGGCCAGCCGGAGGTGTCGGCCGAGCACCGCGACGCGACCTACCGGGTGGAGAACGAAAACCAGGCCGCCTCCAACACCATCAGAGTCCCTGCTATCGTCACGGCAACCTAA